A portion of the Pithys albifrons albifrons isolate INPA30051 chromosome 1, PitAlb_v1, whole genome shotgun sequence genome contains these proteins:
- the CKAP2 gene encoding cytoskeleton-associated protein 2 isoform X2, giving the protein MAVRASSQLSVSRRSEPAFPEQRGQKVEYLSRKKTFSGVPIQENQTSLSSRTRRATSKKLQDNLQLSTSPKPEMENKENDDKLSWDQSSVSSEKNVALNSSTIPLTSYVPEANWNLDGEASKAKDTEIKSQHVSFSKAFLEIKRIREKQMIAEKQNASVTLPKKPALGKYRGRVIQSKINSFRRAVKNEGEKEQGPDKKLLPSATKQAANSSSTKSCSAVLKTLKVTNTKFVKTNGVLPLHSKPPEKAAVHSQSGLKKQQLAVAAAPKKVTVQKLVGGRGPQPPKAASSNPDHRLQGVKKCADFCEGARPEAPAKPISVVPGTKTGQNSKTNGNRKSVLPKETAEERRARLDQWRASRGKVMRRPPIYALLGSPSKSEEQEFSADALEQSEKVNRTLSECLQLTEQGRHGDDVRAMLEDLMQSIPGVRRLAKFWICCMHLEQMGPLEKLLTVYEEAILAGARPKEELRHTLIDTMKNNESLFKSENGASVIEAHVSELVEVSKEANSSGEPVQETFKDFWSDDVQNAESDKKAEASSEAIKKEETDLDLKPREEILPKKNKKRKARDHKKKKGKCETEQNEDGIKDTAQAFNSPEKGNDTSCSLRYNPTTSYLERKDDFSLKTPLRYSQRLRERMCKLTDTAKDQDPCVSSLEQLGGLESKATVFIHEQSNAFQETSAEIEV; this is encoded by the exons ATGGCGGTTCGCGCATCCTCACAGCTCTCGGTCAGCCGCAGGTCCGAGCCCGCGTTTCCAG AACAAAGGGGACAAAAAGTTGAATATCTATCAAGAAAGAAGACTTTTTCTGGCGTGCCCATTCAAGAAAACCAGACATCGCTCAG tagCAGAACTAGGAGAGCAACTAGCAAGAAACTGCAAGACAACTTACAGCTCTCAACATCTCCAAAACCAGAAATG gaaaataaagagaatgaTGATAAACTGTCGTGGGACCAATCAAGTGTTAGCTCAGagaaaaatgttgctttaaACTCTTCCACAATCCCACTAACAAGTTATGTACCAGAGGCAAACTGGAATCTTGATGGTGAAGCTTCAAAGGCCAAagatactgaaataaaatctcaGCATGTGTCCTTTAGCAAGGCCttcttggaaataaaaagaataaggGAGAAGCAAATGattgcagaaaaacaaaatgcaagtgtTACCCTACCAAAGAAACCAGCACTTGGAAAATACCGTGGCAGAGTTATCCAATCCAAGATAAATTCCTTCCGAAGAGCAGTaaaaaatgaaggggaaaaagaacaaGGGCCAGACAAGAAGCTTCTTCCTTCTGCCACCAAACAAGCAGCAAATTCTTCATCCACAAAAAGCTGTAGTGCAGTTCTGAAGACTCTCAAAGTCACAAACACGAAGTTTGTAAAAACAAATGGTGTACTGCCACTTCACAGCAAACCACCTGAGAAAGCTGCTGTTCACTCTCAGTCTGGTCTGAAGAAACAGCAACTGGCAGTTGCTGCAGCACCAAAGAAAGTAACAGTCCAGAAACTGGTTGGTGGAAGGGGACCACAGCCACCAAAGGCTGCTTCTAGCAATCCTGACCACAGACTGCAAGGTGTGAAGAAATGTGCAGATTTTTGTGAAGGTGCAAGACCAGAAGCTCCAGCAAAACCAATTTCTGTTGTTCCTGGTACAAAAACAGGACAGAATTCTAAAACTAATGGCAACAGAAAATCTGTTCTGCCGAAAGAGACAGCAGAAGAGAGAAG AGCTCGCCTGGATCAATGGAGGGCATCTAGAGGAAAAGTGATGAGACGACCTCCTATATATGCGCTTCTGGGATCCCCGTCTAAAAGTGAAGAACAAGAATTCTCTGCTGATGCTTTAGAGCAGAGTGAAAAGGTCAACAGGACTCTCAGTGAATGCCTGCAGTTAACTGAACAG GGACGTCATGGTGATGACGTACGTGCCATGCTGGAAGATCTGATGCAGAGCATTCCTGGGGTTAGAAGACTTGCAAAATTTTGGATCTGCTGTATGCATCTTGAACAGATGGGCCCTCTTGAGAAGCTTCTTACTGTCTATGAGGAGGCCATTTTGGCTGGAGCAAGG cctaaAGAGGAACTACGACACACACTTATAGACactatgaaaaataatgaaagtcTTTTCAAGTCTGAGAATG gagcATCTGTGATAGAAGCTCATGTAAGTGAGTTAGTGGAAGTCAGCAAGGAAGCAAATTCATCTGGAGAGCCAGTTCAGGAGACCTTCAAGGATTTCTGGTCTGATGATGTCCAAAATGCAGAGAGTGATAAGAAGGCAGAGGCAAGCAGTGAAGCTatcaaaaaagaagaaactgatTTAGACTTAAAACCAAGAGAAGAGATCTTgccaaaaaagaataaaaagcgCAAGGCTAGAGatcataaaaaaaagaaaggaaaatgtgaaacaGAACAGAATGAGGATGGGATAAAAGATACAGCCCAGGCATTTAATTCTCCTGAGAAGGGTAATGACACATCTTGTTCACTGAGGTACAATCCTACCACATCATACTTGGAAAGGAAAGATGACTTCAG CCTGAAGACCCCTTTGCGATATTCTCAACGCCTTCGTGAGAGGATGTGCAAGCTGACTGATACTGCTAAAGATCAAGATCCATGTGTCTCTTCACTTGAACAGCTGGGAGGACTGGAATCAAAAGCCACTGTATTTATCCATGAACAGAGCAATGCCTTCCAAGAAACAAGTGCTGAAATAGAAGTGTAA
- the CKAP2 gene encoding cytoskeleton-associated protein 2 isoform X1, translated as MAVRASSQLSVSRRSEPAFPEQRGQKVEYLSRKKTFSGVPIQENQTSLSSSRTRRATSKKLQDNLQLSTSPKPEMENKENDDKLSWDQSSVSSEKNVALNSSTIPLTSYVPEANWNLDGEASKAKDTEIKSQHVSFSKAFLEIKRIREKQMIAEKQNASVTLPKKPALGKYRGRVIQSKINSFRRAVKNEGEKEQGPDKKLLPSATKQAANSSSTKSCSAVLKTLKVTNTKFVKTNGVLPLHSKPPEKAAVHSQSGLKKQQLAVAAAPKKVTVQKLVGGRGPQPPKAASSNPDHRLQGVKKCADFCEGARPEAPAKPISVVPGTKTGQNSKTNGNRKSVLPKETAEERRARLDQWRASRGKVMRRPPIYALLGSPSKSEEQEFSADALEQSEKVNRTLSECLQLTEQGRHGDDVRAMLEDLMQSIPGVRRLAKFWICCMHLEQMGPLEKLLTVYEEAILAGARPKEELRHTLIDTMKNNESLFKSENGASVIEAHVSELVEVSKEANSSGEPVQETFKDFWSDDVQNAESDKKAEASSEAIKKEETDLDLKPREEILPKKNKKRKARDHKKKKGKCETEQNEDGIKDTAQAFNSPEKGNDTSCSLRYNPTTSYLERKDDFSLKTPLRYSQRLRERMCKLTDTAKDQDPCVSSLEQLGGLESKATVFIHEQSNAFQETSAEIEV; from the exons ATGGCGGTTCGCGCATCCTCACAGCTCTCGGTCAGCCGCAGGTCCGAGCCCGCGTTTCCAG AACAAAGGGGACAAAAAGTTGAATATCTATCAAGAAAGAAGACTTTTTCTGGCGTGCCCATTCAAGAAAACCAGACATCGCTCAG cagtagCAGAACTAGGAGAGCAACTAGCAAGAAACTGCAAGACAACTTACAGCTCTCAACATCTCCAAAACCAGAAATG gaaaataaagagaatgaTGATAAACTGTCGTGGGACCAATCAAGTGTTAGCTCAGagaaaaatgttgctttaaACTCTTCCACAATCCCACTAACAAGTTATGTACCAGAGGCAAACTGGAATCTTGATGGTGAAGCTTCAAAGGCCAAagatactgaaataaaatctcaGCATGTGTCCTTTAGCAAGGCCttcttggaaataaaaagaataaggGAGAAGCAAATGattgcagaaaaacaaaatgcaagtgtTACCCTACCAAAGAAACCAGCACTTGGAAAATACCGTGGCAGAGTTATCCAATCCAAGATAAATTCCTTCCGAAGAGCAGTaaaaaatgaaggggaaaaagaacaaGGGCCAGACAAGAAGCTTCTTCCTTCTGCCACCAAACAAGCAGCAAATTCTTCATCCACAAAAAGCTGTAGTGCAGTTCTGAAGACTCTCAAAGTCACAAACACGAAGTTTGTAAAAACAAATGGTGTACTGCCACTTCACAGCAAACCACCTGAGAAAGCTGCTGTTCACTCTCAGTCTGGTCTGAAGAAACAGCAACTGGCAGTTGCTGCAGCACCAAAGAAAGTAACAGTCCAGAAACTGGTTGGTGGAAGGGGACCACAGCCACCAAAGGCTGCTTCTAGCAATCCTGACCACAGACTGCAAGGTGTGAAGAAATGTGCAGATTTTTGTGAAGGTGCAAGACCAGAAGCTCCAGCAAAACCAATTTCTGTTGTTCCTGGTACAAAAACAGGACAGAATTCTAAAACTAATGGCAACAGAAAATCTGTTCTGCCGAAAGAGACAGCAGAAGAGAGAAG AGCTCGCCTGGATCAATGGAGGGCATCTAGAGGAAAAGTGATGAGACGACCTCCTATATATGCGCTTCTGGGATCCCCGTCTAAAAGTGAAGAACAAGAATTCTCTGCTGATGCTTTAGAGCAGAGTGAAAAGGTCAACAGGACTCTCAGTGAATGCCTGCAGTTAACTGAACAG GGACGTCATGGTGATGACGTACGTGCCATGCTGGAAGATCTGATGCAGAGCATTCCTGGGGTTAGAAGACTTGCAAAATTTTGGATCTGCTGTATGCATCTTGAACAGATGGGCCCTCTTGAGAAGCTTCTTACTGTCTATGAGGAGGCCATTTTGGCTGGAGCAAGG cctaaAGAGGAACTACGACACACACTTATAGACactatgaaaaataatgaaagtcTTTTCAAGTCTGAGAATG gagcATCTGTGATAGAAGCTCATGTAAGTGAGTTAGTGGAAGTCAGCAAGGAAGCAAATTCATCTGGAGAGCCAGTTCAGGAGACCTTCAAGGATTTCTGGTCTGATGATGTCCAAAATGCAGAGAGTGATAAGAAGGCAGAGGCAAGCAGTGAAGCTatcaaaaaagaagaaactgatTTAGACTTAAAACCAAGAGAAGAGATCTTgccaaaaaagaataaaaagcgCAAGGCTAGAGatcataaaaaaaagaaaggaaaatgtgaaacaGAACAGAATGAGGATGGGATAAAAGATACAGCCCAGGCATTTAATTCTCCTGAGAAGGGTAATGACACATCTTGTTCACTGAGGTACAATCCTACCACATCATACTTGGAAAGGAAAGATGACTTCAG CCTGAAGACCCCTTTGCGATATTCTCAACGCCTTCGTGAGAGGATGTGCAAGCTGACTGATACTGCTAAAGATCAAGATCCATGTGTCTCTTCACTTGAACAGCTGGGAGGACTGGAATCAAAAGCCACTGTATTTATCCATGAACAGAGCAATGCCTTCCAAGAAACAAGTGCTGAAATAGAAGTGTAA